The proteins below come from a single Vicugna pacos chromosome 13, VicPac4, whole genome shotgun sequence genomic window:
- the PARS2 gene encoding probable proline--tRNA ligase, mitochondrial, whose product MEGLLTRCRALPALATCSHQLSGNVPHRFHHRTPGRGERLVLSRMFQPQNLREDQVLSLEGRSGDLTCKSQRLMLQVGLIHPASSGCYHLLPYTVRAMEKLVRLIDQAMQAIGGQKVNMPSLSPAELWRATNRWDLMGKELLRLRDRHGKEYCLGPTHEEAITALVASQKTLSYKQLPFLLYQVTRKFRDEPRPRFGLLRGREFYMKDMYTFDCSPEAARQTYHLVCGAYDSLFHRLGLRCVKVQADVGSIGGTMSHEFQLPVDIGEDRLAICPSCNFAANMETLGSAQTNCPACQGPLTETKGIEVGHTFYLGTKYSSIFNAQFTNVHGRPSLAEMGCYGLGVTRILAAAIEVLSTEDCIRWPGLLAPYQVCLIPPKKGSKEEVATELTAHLYDHITEAVPQLHGEVLLDDRTHLTIGNRLKDANKFGYPFVIIVGRRALDDPAHFEVWCQNTGEVVFLTREGVLELLSQVQVV is encoded by the coding sequence ATGGAAGGGCTGCTGACAAGATGCAGAGCGCTGCCCGCCCTGGCCACCTGCAGCCACCAGCTCTCTGGGAACGTCCCTCACAGGTTTCACCACCGCACCCCGGGGAGAGGGGAGCGCTTGGTGCTGTCCCGCATGTTCCAGCCCCAGAACCTTCGGGAAGACCAGGTGCTCTCTCTTGAGGGCAGATCTGGTGACCTGACGTGTAAGAGCCAGCGGCTGATGCTGCAGGTGGGCCTGATCCACCCGGCAAGCTCCGGCTGTTACCACCTCCTGCCTTACACTGTCCGAGCCATGGAGAAGCTCGTGCGGCTGATAGACCAGGCGATGCAGGCCATTGGGGGGCAGAAGGTCAACATGCCCAGCCTCAGCCCAGCAGAGCTCTGGCGAGCCACCAACCGGTGGGACTTGATGGGCAAGGAGCTGctgagactgagagacagacacggCAAGGAATACTGCCTAGGACCAACTCACGAGGAGGCCATTACAGCCCTGGTCGCCTCCCAGAAGACACTGTCCTACAAGCAGCTCCCGTTCCTGCTGTACCAGGTGACGAGGAAGTTTCGGGATGAGCCCAGGCCCCGCTTTGGTCTTCTCCGTGGCCGAGAATTTTACATGAAGGACATGTACACCTTTGACTGCTCCCCCGAGGCCGCCCGGCAGACCTACCACCTGGTGTGTGGGGCCTACGACAGCCTGTTCCACAGGCTGGGGCTGCGCTGCGTCAAGGTCCAGGCAGACGTGGGCAGCATCGGGGGCACCATGTCTCACGAGTTCCAGCTGCCAGTGGACATCGGGGAGGACCGGCTTGCAATCTGTCCCAGCTGCAACTTCGCAGCCAACATGGAGACTCTGGGCTCAGCACAGACAAACTGCCCTGCTTGCCAGGGACCACTGACTGAAACAAAAGGCATCGAGGTGGGGCACACATTTTACCTCGGCACCAAGTACTCCTCCATTTTCAATGCCCAGTTCACCAATGTCCACGGCAGACCATCCCTAGCTGAAATGGGGTGTTATGGCTTGGGTGTGACACGGATCTTGGCTGCTGCCATTGAAGTTCTCTCTACAGAAGACTGCATCCGCTGGCCTGGCCTCCTGGCCCCTTACCAAGTCTGCCTCATCCCTCCCAAGAAGGGCAGTAAGGAGGAGGTGGCCACAGAGCTCACGGCGCACCTGTATGACCACATCACAGAAGCGGTGCCGCAACTCCACGGGGAGGTCCTGCTGGACGACAGGACCCATCTGACCATCGGAAACAGACTGAAGGATGCCAACAAGTTCGGCTACCCCTTTGTGATCATTGTGGGCAGAAGGGCCCTGGACGACCCTGCACACTTTGAGGTTTGGTGCCAGAACACCGGAGAGGTGGTCTTCCTCACCAGAGAGGGAGTCCTGGAATTGCTGAGCCAAGTGCAGGTTGTCTGA
- the TTC4 gene encoding tetratricopeptide repeat protein 4, translated as MERPESDAAADDAMDSFLEKFQSQPYRGGFHEDQWEEEFEKIPLFMKKAPSEIDPRENPDLACLQSIIFDEERSPEEQARTYKDEGNDYFKEKDYKKAVISYTEGLKKKCADPELNAVLYTNRAAAQYYLGNFRSALNDVTAARKLKPCHLKAVVRGALCHLELKNYAEAVSWCDEGLQIDATEKKLLEMRAKADKLKRTEQRDIRKAKLKEKKEQNQNEALLQAIKARNIRLISEAAGEDEDSASEGLSELVLNGLNSENPYGARLSVDDQGRLSWPVLFLYPEYAQSDFISAFHEDSRFIDHLMVMFGETPSWDLEQKYCPDNLEVYFEDEARAELYRVPPKSTLLQVLQHPRYFVKALTPAFLVCVGSSAFCRNYLQGRKVRQVK; from the exons ATGGAGCGGCCCGAGTCAGACGCCGCCGCCGACGACGCCATGGACTCGTTCTTGGAAAAGTTCCAGAGCCAGCCTTACCGCGGCGGCTTCCATGAGGACCAGTGGGAGGAG GAATTTGAAAAAATCCCCCTGTTTATGAAGAAAGCGCCATCAGAAATTGATCCCAGAGAGAATCCTGACTTGGCTTGCCTCCAGTCAATTATTTTTGATGAAGAGCGATCTCCAGAAG AACAGGCCAGGACCTATAAAGACGAGGGCAATGattactttaaagaaaaagactatAAGAAAGCCGTGATTTCATATACCGAAGGATTAAAGAAGAAATGTGCAGACCCTGAGCTGAATGCTGTTCTTTATACCAACCGGGCGGCAGCACAGTACTATCTGg GCAATTTTCGTTCTGCTCTCAATGATGTAACGGCTGCCAGAAAACTAAAACCCTGCCATCTCAAAGCAGTAGTAAGAG GTGCCTTATGCCATTTGGAACTGAAGAACTATGCGGAGGCTGTGAGCTGGTGCGATGAGGGGCTGCAAATAGATGCCACAGAGAAGAAGCTTCTGGAGATGAGGGCTAAAGCAGACAAATTAAAG cgaACTGAACAGAGAGATATAAGGAAAGCAAAGCTTAAAGAAAAGAAGGAGCAGAATCAGAATGAGGCTTTACTCCAGGCCATCAAG GCTAGGAACATCAGGCTAATCTCTGAAGCTGCCGGAGAGGACGAAGATTCAGCCTCTGAAGGTCTCAGTGAGCTTGTCCTGAATGGGCTGAATTCTGAGAACCCTTACGGAGCCAGGCTGAGTGTGGATGACCAGGGCAGACTGAGCTGGCCTGTGCTCTTTCTGTACCCGGAGTATGCCCAGTCGGACTTCATCTCTGCTTTTCACGAGGACTCCAG GTTTATTGATCATCTAATGGTGATGTTTGGTGAAACGCCCTCTTGGGATTTAGAGCAAAAATACTGCCCTGATAATTTAGAG GTCTACTTTGAGGATGAGGCCAGGGCAGAACTATACCGGGTGCCTCCCAAGAGCACCCTGCTGCAAGTGCTGCAGCACCCCAG GTACTTTGTAAAAGCCCTGACGCCAGCATTTCTGGTCTGTGTAGGATCCTCTGCTTTTTGCAGGAATTATCTCCAGGGGAGAAAGGTGCGCCAGGTGAAGTGA